The genomic window CCCGAGGTCGCCGTGCAGCAGCTTGTTCACCCAGGTGACGAACTGCACGATCAGGGGCTCGTTGAGGCCGAGCGAGGTGCGGATGCGCTCCAGCCGCTCCGGCGTCGCGTTGTCGCCGGCGAGAATGGCGGCGGGATCGCCGGGGGTGAGGCGGAGCAGCAGGAAGACGAACAGCGCGACGACGCCCATCACGGGCACGGCGGCGAAGATTCGGCGAACGAGATATCCGAGCAAGTTGGATCCGTCAGATTAGAGTCAAATCGTGGCAGGGCGTTCGGCAAGCCTGCCATCAGCCTAACATTTCAGCAATTCCCGTGCCATCCGGGCCACAGCTTTTGCAGTGCGGCCAGTCGTTGTAGGGTGGGCTAAGCGGAGCGTGCCCACCACGTTCAGCAAAATGGTGGCATGGCGCTTCGCGCCAAAATGGTGGCATGGCGCTTCGCGCCTTTGCCCACGCCACGGAATAGCTTCACCATTACTCCAGCGTTGCCAGCAGCCCCGCCATCAGCCGGCCGCGTTCGACCAGGCTTTCGACCTCGATATACTCTTCGAGCGTGTGTCCGTTGCCACCACGCACGCCTAGGCCGTCGAGAGTCGGGATCCCCATTGCGCCGGTGAAGTTGCCGTCGGAGCCGCCGCCGGCACTCGCATGCGGCAGTTCGGCGCCGAGCGACTTGGCGATGCCGCGGGCCTTTTCATACAACGCCATGGTCCCGGCATCCGGTTCCCACACCGGGCGCGTCACGCCGCGGGTAACCTTGAAGGTGACATCATTGGTTGTGCCTGACAGCGCCAGCATCCTCTCGACGCCGCGATCGAGGTCGGCCTGGCGCTTGGCCATCGACAGCGCCTCGCCTGTGGCGGTCGTGGCAACGCAATTGACCCATTGTCCGCCATGCACGACGCCGACCGAGAAGGTGCAATCGTCCGTGGTCATCGCGTCGATCGCGAGGATCTGCCGGGCCATCTCGCGGATCGCCGAGCGTCCCGCCGACAGCGTCGCGCCGGCGTGGCTCGGCCGTCCCGTCGCCTCGAGATTGAAACGCGCGATGGCGTAACGTCCGGTGGTGACGCCATTGTCGGCGCGGCCAGGCTCGGGCACCAGCACGTATTTGTTGCGCGCGGCCTCCGCCTCGATGATGTCGCGGGTCGAGGGCGTGCCGACTTCCTCGTCGGGCGTGAAGAGCACCGTGATCGGCAGCGGCGTGGTGAAGGCGGCGCGCGCCAGCTGCCGGATCGCTTCCAGCGAGAGATAGTTGCCGCCCTTCATGTCGTAGATGCCGGGGCCGTAGCACTTGTTGCCCTCACGCCGCCATTTCAGCTTCTCGATGGTGCCGACCGGGTGGACGGTATCCATGTGCCCGGCGATCAGGATGCCGGGCTCGCCCTGCTTCGGATGGGGAAAGCGCGCGCGGATCACGTCGCCAAAGCCCCGGCGGCCGGCGATGCGTTCGATGGTCGCACCCATGATGGCCATATCCTGCGCTGCGAAATCGAGCATGCGATTCACGGCGCCCGCGTCCCAGGTCGGGCTCTCGCATTCCACCCAGCCGCGCAGGCCCTGGAGCATCGCCTCGGAATCGAAGGGAAGATTGGCTGGATTCATCTCAATGTCTCTCAAGCTTCGAAAATGGAACGCGCATTGCATCGGCGCGGGGCAGGACAGGCAGAGAGTGTTGTAGAGCCAAACCGATCCTTGTGGAGCCCGTGCACACGCCGCGAGGGCTTGCAGCGAAACCGGATTGACGCGCTCGGCACTGTCTGCAAGTCTCGAAAAGATAAAGGCATTGCATGAGGTTAGTTCGCCCAAAGAACGAACCGGATGCTCAACCAATAATCTGCCTTTGAACAGTTTCACGTCAGGAGAAACTTTCCATGTTCAACTTCATGCGCCGGGGGTCTCGCGCGTTTGCCTCCAAACTTGCGCTATCGGTCGTCGCGCTGTCCACGGCGATGGCCTCGCCGGTGTTTGCCGCCGGCAAGACCATCACGGCGGTGATGCATTCGGATCTGCGCATCATCGATCCGATCTTCACCACGGCCTACATCACGCGTGACCATGGCTACATGGTTTACGACACGCTGGTGGCCACCGATTCGAACTTCAAGATCCAGCCGCAGATGGCGGACTGGAAGATCTCCGACGACAAGCTCACCTACACCTTCACGCTGCGCGACGGCCTGAAGTGGCATGACGGTGCACCGGTCACGGCGGAAGACTGCGTCGCCTCGCTGAAGCGTTGGGCCGCGGTCGACGGCATGGGCCAGAAGCTCATGGATTTCACCGCGAGCATCGAGGCGACGGACGCCAAGACCATCACGTTGAAGCTCAAGGAGCCCTACGGCCTCGTGCTCGATTCGATCGGCAAGCCGTCCTCGCGCGTCGCCTTCATGATGCCGAAGCGCCTCGCCGAGACGCCGCCGGACAAGCAGATCCCGGAGCAGATCGGCTCGGGTCCCTTCAAGTTCGTGCAGTCGGAATTCCAGCCGGGCGTGAAGGCGGTCTACGTCAAGAACACCGATTACGTGCCGCGCAAGGAGCCGGCGAGTTGGACCTCCGGCGGCAAGGTGGTGAAGGTCGACCGCGTCGAATGGATCACCATGCCGGACTCCCAGACCGCGGTGAACGCGCTGCAGTCGGGCGACATCGATTTCATGGAAAATCTGCCCTACGACATGCTGCCGATACTGGAGGCGAACAAGGAGCTCACGCTCGAGGTCTCGAACAAGTTCGGCTTTCAGACGCTCGGCCGGATGAACTTCCTTCATCCGCCGTTCGATAACGTGAAGGTGCGCCGGGCTGCCTTGCTGGCGATAAACCAGAAGGACGTGCTCGACGCGCTGGTCGGAAACCCGAAGTACCAGAAGATCTGTGGCGCGTTCTTCGTGTGCGATACGCCGCTCGCGACCGAGGTCGGCGGGGAAACCCTGGTGAAGGGCAACGGCATGGCGGAAGCCAAGAAGGCGCTCGCCGAGTCCGGCTATGACGGTACCCCGGTCGTGATCATGGCCCCTGGCGATGTCACGACGCTGAAGGCGCAGCCGATCGTTGCGGCCCAGCTGCTGCGCGAGGCCGGCTTCAAGGTCGATTTGCAAGCGACCGACTGGCAGACCGTGGTGAGCCGCCGCGCCAGCCAGAAGCCGCCGAAGGAGGGCGGGTGGAACATGTTCTTCACCAACTGGGTCGCGGCCGACGTCTCCAACCCGATCACCAATCTCTCGATCGGCGGCCAGGGCAAGAAGGGCGGCTGGTTCGGCTGGGCGGAAGACGCCAAGATCGAGCAGCTCAAGGACGCCTTCGTCCGCGCGTCCTCGCTCGACGAGCAGAAGAAGATCGCAGCCGACATCCAGAAGGAAGCGTATGAGCAGGTGATCTACATTCCGCTGGGGCAGTATCTGCTGCCGAGCGGCTGGCGCAAATCGCTCAGCGGCGTGCTCGACGGTCCCGCGACTCCGCTGTTCTGGAACATTGACAAGTCGGAGTAGGGGCAGGCCAGACCACGCGTCTTTCGTCTCCCTCACCACGCGGCGCCGCTGTCATCAGCGGCGCCGTTGCCTTTTGTCGACCTTGCGTTGGCTGAGAGGCCGGAGCGTTTTTAACCGTTCCAGTTTTCAATTGTTGCTATTTGTTTCTGTCCTGAAATAGATGTGTCGTCCTCGCGCATCGCTTTTCCTTCTTTCATTTGATTCCCGTGCCGCTCGATTTTGCATTCCAGGCGATGGCCGAACGGTCCGATCGTGCGCCGGCGCGATGGCGCCGGCCTTTCTTGCACTGGACGCGGTCGAGACAGGCTGGGCCGTGCCGCTTCTCATCGCCTGCTTTGTCGCGATCTGGACGCTTTATCTCGTGATCGCGTACGCCGGCAGCGGCCTGCATCCCGATACGCTCGAAGCGTGGACCCTGGGTCGGCATTTCGCCTGGGGTTATCACAAGCATCCGCCATTGACCGGCTGGGTTGCCGCTAGCTGGACCTTCGTCTTCCCCCTCAGCGACTAGTCGCTGCAATTGATGGCGATGGCCAACGCCGGGCTTGCGCTGTATTTCGTCGACCGGATCGCGCGGCAATTCGTGAGCGGGCACAAGCGCGTCCTGGTGCTGCTG from Bradyrhizobium zhanjiangense includes these protein-coding regions:
- a CDS encoding M20/M25/M40 family metallo-hydrolase; the protein is MNPANLPFDSEAMLQGLRGWVECESPTWDAGAVNRMLDFAAQDMAIMGATIERIAGRRGFGDVIRARFPHPKQGEPGILIAGHMDTVHPVGTIEKLKWRREGNKCYGPGIYDMKGGNYLSLEAIRQLARAAFTTPLPITVLFTPDEEVGTPSTRDIIEAEAARNKYVLVPEPGRADNGVTTGRYAIARFNLEATGRPSHAGATLSAGRSAIREMARQILAIDAMTTDDCTFSVGVVHGGQWVNCVATTATGEALSMAKRQADLDRGVERMLALSGTTNDVTFKVTRGVTRPVWEPDAGTMALYEKARGIAKSLGAELPHASAGGGSDGNFTGAMGIPTLDGLGVRGGNGHTLEEYIEVESLVERGRLMAGLLATLE
- a CDS encoding ABC transporter substrate-binding protein, yielding MFNFMRRGSRAFASKLALSVVALSTAMASPVFAAGKTITAVMHSDLRIIDPIFTTAYITRDHGYMVYDTLVATDSNFKIQPQMADWKISDDKLTYTFTLRDGLKWHDGAPVTAEDCVASLKRWAAVDGMGQKLMDFTASIEATDAKTITLKLKEPYGLVLDSIGKPSSRVAFMMPKRLAETPPDKQIPEQIGSGPFKFVQSEFQPGVKAVYVKNTDYVPRKEPASWTSGGKVVKVDRVEWITMPDSQTAVNALQSGDIDFMENLPYDMLPILEANKELTLEVSNKFGFQTLGRMNFLHPPFDNVKVRRAALLAINQKDVLDALVGNPKYQKICGAFFVCDTPLATEVGGETLVKGNGMAEAKKALAESGYDGTPVVIMAPGDVTTLKAQPIVAAQLLREAGFKVDLQATDWQTVVSRRASQKPPKEGGWNMFFTNWVAADVSNPITNLSIGGQGKKGGWFGWAEDAKIEQLKDAFVRASSLDEQKKIAADIQKEAYEQVIYIPLGQYLLPSGWRKSLSGVLDGPATPLFWNIDKSE